The region AAAACGAGATCCATCTCGAGCGTCTCCGGTGTCGGCGTCGAGATCCGCCGCACCACGAAGCCGGGCCGCTTCTCGATCCCCTTCTCGATCCGGGCAACGTCGAACACCTTGGCGCCGTCATCGGCCGTGAAGTAGTCGGCGAACAGCTTTTTGACCTCGAGCCTGACCTTCGCGGTGCCGGAGCCGTCGCCCTCGACGTCGATCGCCGGCCTGGCCGTGCACGCCGCGAGGAGGAGCAGAAAACCTGCCAGGAGAGCCGCCGTGCGTACGCATTTGCCCATGGAGAACCTGCCTTCCCACCCGCTTGGATGCCGCCAGCCTCTTTTTTATTCAGAGAAGATCGATCACGTCAACAGGAGCGCGAGCGCGACGACCGCGGCGACGAGCAGGATCGCGCCGACGACGATCAGCCCGAGATCCCCTCGCCCCGGCGGCGGATCCGGTCGCGGGATCTCGCGCGTCGTCCGCTGGTATCCTGGCTGGCCCGGATACGAGAGCGGATCCTCGGGGCCGATCGGCAGCGGCTCCTTTGCCGAGGCTTCGGGCGCCTCCGCCGAGGCTTCGGGCGTCTTTGCCGAGACCTGGGCGTCCTTCGCGTCGTGTCCGGCTGCGGTTCGGCGCGGCGGCGCGAAGGACGAGGTCTCCTCCTCCGGGGCGCTCTGGATCGCGGCGAGCGCCACGTCCGCCGGGTGCTCGAGGGCGAACGTCGTGCCGCCCACGGTGAACGGGACGCCGGGTGCGATCTCCGCCTCGGCGACCCGCTCGCCGCCGACGATTAAGCCGTTGCGGCTCTCGATGTCGCGCACGGCGATCCCGGTCGCGGTCCGGACGACCTCGGCGTGGTACCGCGACACGTCGCGATCGTCGACGCAGATGTCGGCATCGTTGGCGCGGCCGATGCGCAGCGCCGCGGGCGGCTCGGGCAGCGGGTACCGGCTCGCGGGGCCCGGCCCGCCGATCACGAGAAGCGAGGGCGGGGGCCTCTCGCCGGATCGCGCGAGGAGGCCGGCGAGAATCGCGCGCGCTTGGATCGCGGCCTCGTCCCGCCCCGCGGGCGGCCCGGGCGCCACGCCGAGACGGAAACGGATCTCGAACCCCGCGACGTCGATCATGTCCTCGTTGGAGAGGCGGCGCGCCCGGTGCGGGACGAGCCGCTGTCCGGCGATGAAAGTCCCGTTCAGGCTGCCGAGGTCGACCGCCTTGTAGTCGTTCCCGTCGAGCCGGATCTCGGCGTGGCGCGTCGAGACCGCCATGTCGGGAAGGCACACGTCGCAGCTCCGCGCGCGGCCGATGATCACCCGGTCCTGGACGAAGCTCCGGGAGTGCGCGGCGCCCGGGTCGCCGGGATCGACGATGTCGAGGCGGATCGCCATCGGGGAACACGCTAGCGAGTTTTGCAGCCCAGATCCACTCTTCGTACCCTGCGCCGTCGCTCCGGATGAGCCGTTGCTTTTGGCCGGGCATTCTCTAGAATGGGCCGCGATGGACGCGCGATCCAAGAACACGGAGCGGCTGTTCGAGCGGTTCGGCAGGAGCTATGCGGGCGGCGACGTCGTCTTCGGCGAGGACGACCCGGCGGCCGAGGTGTTCATGATCCTCGAGGGCCGCATCCGGCTGCTCAAGCGGGTGCGCGCGGTCGAGCGCGACATCGTCATCCTCAAGGCCGGCGACATCTTCGGCGAGGCGGCGCTCGTGCGCGGCCAGCTCCGATCCGCGTCCGCCGTGGCGCTCGGGCAATGCCGCGTGCTCGCGTTCACGACCGACGACTTCGAGGCGCTGCTCAACGAGCAGCCCGAGGTGGCGCTGAAGCTCCTGGGTCAGCTCATCCGGCGGCTCCAGGCGGCCGAGGAGCGGATCGAGAACATGATGCTGCGCGACAGCCAGAGCAAGATCGTGAACACGCTGATCCGCCTCGCCCAGAGCGCGTCGCCCGGCCAGACCCACGTGTTCCTCGGGGTGTCCCCCATCGAGCTGTCGTCGCGCATCGGGATCGACGTCGACACCGTGAAGCGCGGCATCCTCCAGCTCAAGGAGAATAGGTTCCTCGGCATCGCCGGGGAGCAGCTCGAGATCTACGATGTCGACGCGCTGCGCAAGCTGTACCGGCTCATGGGGATGAAGGAAAACCTCAAGAAAGAGTGAGGCCTGAATCACGCGCGCCCCCCGCGCGTCCAAGACCCGGCGGAAACAGGGGAGGTGAACCCATGCACAGCATCCGCAGCCACCTGGGTGCCGCGTTGGCCGTCGCGATGGCGGTGTTTCTCGCGGCGCCGTTCGCGTCGGCGCGCAACGTCTACCTGAACGGCGTCGAGATCGGGGACCTGCGCAGGCAGACGTTCAAGGATGCCACCGTGCACATCGACGAGAACGGCGACGTCCACATCAGCTCGGACCGGTACAAGGTCGAGGTGGTCGACGAGGACGGCAAGCCGGGCGGTGCGGCGAGCGCGGTGGACGAGAAGGACGTGGCCGGCGCCAACCCGCAGCTTCGGCAGCGGTACTTCCTCGTCACGAAGCCGTCTCCGGCCGGGCGCGCGCAGTACGACGTGGTCCTCAAGGTCAACGGCGTCCAGCGGCGCGTCATCAAGGCCGGCGATGCGGAGCTGATCATCGAGGTGTCGGCGTGGTTCAAGCCCGGCAAGAACACCGTCGAGCTCGCGGCGACGAAGAACCTGCGCGGCGGGCGGGCGTCGACGTCGCCCGAGGACAAGGCGCGCATCATCCTCGGCGCGGGACACGAGGAGGCCGCGATCGTGAAGGTCGACGTCGTCAACGTCGATTTCAAGTGCGACGCCTCGCAACTCGAGGACGTGAAGAAGACCTACGTCTTCACCGCGATCTGAACGTCCCAGATCGGCGGTAACCTGCCGTCTCTAAAAGGTTTTTCTGCCACCGGTTGCTTGACCCCACGCGCTTTTCCTGTTACCAAGTCGGCATGCAGACCGCTCGTCCGATCGCCACGATCCTCGCCGCAGCGGCTCTGCTCGCGGCGTGCGGCGCGAAGATATCCGACGAGGATCTCCGGCAATCGGATCGCTTCTACCAGGCCGCGTACATCTCCTGGTTCGAGGAGCACGACAACCTCGCCGCGATCCGGCACCTGACGCGCGCCATCGAGGCGAACCCGGAGAACGACGACGCGCAGTACCTGCTCGGGACGATCCGCCTCGGCAGAGGCGAGCTCGACGAGGCCGAGGTCCACCTGCGCACCGCGGTCCGCCTCCGCGGCGTGGACATGCCGACGGCCCGTGTCGAGGCGCTGAACAGCCTCGGCGTCCTCCTGCTGCAGAAGAAGAAGCCGGAAGAGGCGGTCGTCTGCCTCGAGGAGGCGGCGGGCGAGGTGCTGAACCGGGAGCCGTGGCTCGCGCTCGGGAACCTGGGCTGGGCGTACATCGAGCTCGGCGAGTACGACAAGGCGATCGAGACGCTGCGCCGCGCGCTGTTCGACCAGCCGCTCTTCTGCGTCGGGATGTATCGGCTGGGACAGGCGTACTACCTCAAGGGCGACTACACGAACGCCGTGGCCAACCTCGCGACCGCCATCGGGATCACGCAGGCCGGCTGCGACAAGTTGCAGGAGGCGCACCATCTCCTCGGCCTGGCGAACCTTCGGCTCGACCGGCTCGAGGAGGCGCGCGTTGCGCTCTCGGCGTGCGAGGAGATCGATCCCGCGTCGGAGACCGGCGCCGCGTGCGCCGAGGCCCGGCGAGGGCTGTAGCGCGGCGAGGCCATGCCCGACACGACCACCGCGGCGTTCGTCCTGCGCGCCGTGGATCTGCGCGAATCGGATCGCCTGCTGACCCTCCTGACGCGGGAGCTCGGAAAGGTCTCCGCCGTGGCGCGGGGCGCGCGGTCGAGCCGCAAGCGGTTCGGCGGGGCGCTCGAGCCGTTCGCGCTCGTCGAGGTCGTGCTCGGGCACGCCCGCGGCCGGGAGGGGCTTCACTCCCTGAGCGAGGCGACGCTGATCGAGGCGCACCCGGGCCTCGCCGAGGATCTCGAGCGGCTCGGCGCCGCGGCGCTGGTCATCGAGCTCGCGCGGGAGGTGATCCCCGAGAACGAGCCGGACCCGCGCCTGTTCGGCGTCGTCGCGGAGGCGCTCGGCCTCCTGTCGCGCGCTTCGAGCGGTGCCACCCGACCGCTCGCGATCTCCGCGGCGCTGCGGGTGCTCGCCTGCGCCGGCCTCGGCCTGAGCGCCAGCCGGTGCAACGCGTGCGGCCGCAAGGTCCCGCCGGGCAGGAAGGCCCACTTCGATCCCCGTCGCGGCGGCATCGTCTGCACCGCGTGCGGCGGCGGGCCGATCCTCCTCACCGCGGACGCCGTCGGGGCGCTCGCCGAGCTCGAGAGAGCAGAGCTCGCGGCGGCGGCGGACGCGTCGATCCCGGACCCCGCGCTCCTCGAGATCGAGGCCGCGCTCGGATCCTTCCTGGAGCACCACCTCGTGCGACCGCTGCGCTCGGATCAGTTCAGGAGGCAGGTCGGGCCGGTCGGCGGCTAGTGCGGTGGCGGCCACCGGCGGCCGCCGGCGTCCCCGCCGCTCACGGT is a window of Pseudomonadota bacterium DNA encoding:
- a CDS encoding Crp/Fnr family transcriptional regulator; translation: MDARSKNTERLFERFGRSYAGGDVVFGEDDPAAEVFMILEGRIRLLKRVRAVERDIVILKAGDIFGEAALVRGQLRSASAVALGQCRVLAFTTDDFEALLNEQPEVALKLLGQLIRRLQAAEERIENMMLRDSQSKIVNTLIRLAQSASPGQTHVFLGVSPIELSSRIGIDVDTVKRGILQLKENRFLGIAGEQLEIYDVDALRKLYRLMGMKENLKKE
- a CDS encoding FHA domain-containing protein — translated: MAIRLDIVDPGDPGAAHSRSFVQDRVIIGRARSCDVCLPDMAVSTRHAEIRLDGNDYKAVDLGSLNGTFIAGQRLVPHRARRLSNEDMIDVAGFEIRFRLGVAPGPPAGRDEAAIQARAILAGLLARSGERPPPSLLVIGGPGPASRYPLPEPPAALRIGRANDADICVDDRDVSRYHAEVVRTATGIAVRDIESRNGLIVGGERVAEAEIAPGVPFTVGGTTFALEHPADVALAAIQSAPEEETSSFAPPRRTAAGHDAKDAQVSAKTPEASAEAPEASAKEPLPIGPEDPLSYPGQPGYQRTTREIPRPDPPPGRGDLGLIVVGAILLVAAVVALALLLT
- the recO gene encoding DNA repair protein RecO — its product is MPDTTTAAFVLRAVDLRESDRLLTLLTRELGKVSAVARGARSSRKRFGGALEPFALVEVVLGHARGREGLHSLSEATLIEAHPGLAEDLERLGAAALVIELAREVIPENEPDPRLFGVVAEALGLLSRASSGATRPLAISAALRVLACAGLGLSASRCNACGRKVPPGRKAHFDPRRGGIVCTACGGGPILLTADAVGALAELERAELAAAADASIPDPALLEIEAALGSFLEHHLVRPLRSDQFRRQVGPVGG
- a CDS encoding tetratricopeptide repeat protein; the encoded protein is MQTARPIATILAAAALLAACGAKISDEDLRQSDRFYQAAYISWFEEHDNLAAIRHLTRAIEANPENDDAQYLLGTIRLGRGELDEAEVHLRTAVRLRGVDMPTARVEALNSLGVLLLQKKKPEEAVVCLEEAAGEVLNREPWLALGNLGWAYIELGEYDKAIETLRRALFDQPLFCVGMYRLGQAYYLKGDYTNAVANLATAIGITQAGCDKLQEAHHLLGLANLRLDRLEEARVALSACEEIDPASETGAACAEARRGL